The following nucleotide sequence is from Triticum dicoccoides isolate Atlit2015 ecotype Zavitan chromosome 7B, WEW_v2.0, whole genome shotgun sequence.
AGCATTTTCTCCTTTTCATCCTCTTTCTCACTTTTCTTTCCTGCATGGCTATGCTGATTAGATCCATTATGTCAAATTGTAGGCCTActttaggtatctcaatgtttatcGTCAAGAGTGCGCTGAACACGACGCCAAATGGCTTTGCCTCGAGGATTACCGCGCCACACAAATGGAGGTTAGTTTTGACCagccaagatgaattttgtcctttCATTATTTTTGACCTCCGTCTTCGCTTATCAACTAACATGCAGAATATGCTCCACCAATGGGACCACCACCACCGAATCCTGAACCATACCCACAAATGCTAATGCTCGAAGAATTCTTGGCACGTGGCATAGGGACTCTGGTTAGTACATTGCCAAACTAGTCAAGCATTACCTTCCATTCTTCAACAAATAGCTTAAGATCTCTCCTTAATCTCTCTTTCAAACACAATGTAGCGATCCCACAGATCAAACATTGGTGGTGGTTTTTGTGCTCTTGTGGGTGTTACTCCTTGTTCTAGCTCGACCAGTGGCTCGCCCCTCCTGGTTAGTCCCCTACTCTCAAGGCGCAACTTTTCATAGTCAGAACATTTCCAAGCCAGAAACTTGGTACTACACCAAATGCCATGCTAAATGCCATCCTAAATGGTTGTACTTcttcattttgtagtgatgatgCTCTTTGTCGGTGGACTTTGGGTTTTGGCGGTGCTCGAAGGCCGATGACTATGATGATGTGACTTGGTGCTATGTGTGAACATTTCCGACGGCTTGGTTTTGATGTTATATAGTTGGTTTAGATGATGATGATGCTTTGTGTGATGATATGATGCTATATGTGATGATGATGTTTTATACTTGGTTTTGATGTTATATAGTTGGTTAGATGATGTTGCTTTGTGTGATGATATGATGCTATATGTGATGATGATGTTATATAGTTGATGATGGTGCTATAATTGATGTTGATGGTGCTATATGTGTGATGATGATGTTCTAGCTGTAGCCGTTTTAATTTCCAGGGCAGAACCAAATCAGTACCACATTTTTTTGACCAAAACTATGCCGCCATGGGCATAGCCTTGGCGGAGCTCCTAGGATGTGACACGTGTTGTCTATGCCGACGGTACACCCGTCGGCATAGATCAGAGATATACCGGCGGCTGTGCCGTCGCCGTAGGAAACCAGTAGGGAGCTACCGGGGGCACCATGTGGCAGACCTATACCGACGGAACAACCATCGGCATAGATCTTGTCTATGACGACGGTTGCACCGTCAGCATAGGTCTGCGTCGTGACCAATGCTAGTGCAGGCACGTGTCCGGACGGAGATGGACGAACACACTGTCAAGTTTTATTTGCCGACGGCTTGTTAAAGCCATCGACATATGGCTATATGCCGAGGAGCATCCGAGGTTTACCGAAGGAATCTAAACCGATGGCATAGGCTATGCCGACAGTTTTCGGGCCTTCGCTAACGATTTTTGCCGTCGGCATGTATGTGAAATCCTATAGTGGTTGGAGACTAATTTATTTTCTGATTAGACAAAGTCTAATTAATTGTATTCGACGAGTTGTATTTAGTGCACCTATCAGGATTCAGGAGTGTCTGAATTTGCAATATTCTAAGAACTCATGAATGGAAAAAATATAGGAATTCTATGTCGTGGCACCTAAGGGCCTCTTTGTACGTGGGAAAAAGTGGCGGGGAAATATACGAATTGGAATTTTTACTTTGGTGACACTATTCATTTATTATGTTCAAATGAATGAGGAAACAAAAATTAAAAAATCTCAAAAAGGAGGACTATTTTCTTTGATCTCAGTTTCAAAGGAAAAACTCGAAAATCTTACAATCCAGTCAAACATTTTCTAGAATTCTTATGCACAAAAAAAGAGACCAAATTCTTTAGTGGCATAATAACATCCCACCGTCAAGTAGCTTGTCGTATTCTTTGTACTACCATTATGTTTGGAAAACGTTTGGATTCATCTGGGTGATTTCCTCCTTCCGTAAACCGTGTCCTGTGCACGCCACGTGTCCTCACCCACCGCTCCATGCCTCCATCCCAGCCTTATCTTCTCGCAAGCTCTCTTCTCCACATGTTCTCTCCTTTTTTTCCCCTAGCATCCTCATTAGTTACAGCAGAGAAGAGGCCATTGACCCCATGGCGAGCACCACCAACCAGCACAGTTGGGAACGAAAACGGGCCGCCGCCGACAGCCGCATGATTCTACTCTGCCCCAACACCACCCCTGTTGCAAACATTAATTGGGTGGAGCAGCCACCCTGCTGCTGCGTTCACGCCATGGCCAGTAGCCGCCATTAACGCAAGCAGGCCAGAACCTCAACCGGCAACACAAACGGCGAGGTGACAGCAAGGTCAGGGGGAGGGCGACTCCGGCCAGCACCGCTGTAAGGTTCCTGCTCGCCATTGCCACTCCAAGCTTAAATCCATGTTTTTTTTGCAGCACCACCATTGCTGCgacgtgccatctccctcaactccGGCCGTCGTCACACGGCGGTGCTGCGTTACAACGCCACCGGTGCTACCAGTGGAGGAGGCTGCGGTGAGCACATTTGCTGCTGCTTATTGCACAACACAACTGGTACTGTCAGGGTAGTCATGCGGCTCGTCGGAGCGTGCGTCGAGGCAACTCTTTCAACTCCGATGGAAGCAAAGCCGGCGCTACAATGGAACTTCGCTGGAGCTGCAATGGAGTTCGCCGGACGCCGTCGATGCTGCGTCGGAGCTCTGCCGGACGACGTCGGTGCTACGTTGGAGCTCTGTCGGGgctgcaatggagcttcgccgAACGACGTCAGTGCTGTTAGCAGTAATCTTGATATTATTGTATCAGCATTTTAATTTGCTTTCGTTATGTAGCATAGTTTAGAGAGTAGCTAGTCCAGCAAACTTTCAGCGAAGATGCGCAGAGGAGGCGAGATGCCGGGTGCCGTGCCATGCGGCGAGCGCGACGAGATGCCGACTGTGCCATGTGATGCGGTGATGCCATGAGAGTCGGCAAGACGCGACAAGGCTGGAGCATGATGGGTTGGTTCAGGTTGAGTCGGATGACACGGCAAGGTCGTGTGATACGGCAAGCGCGTGGAAGGGTTGAAGCAAGACCGGCTGGATGGATCAGTACGTTGGAGCCAAGAGAATTGGTGTGTTTGTGAGGGTGTTAGCTGCATGCGTGGAGTAGTTATCTAGTAGTCAGCTGCATGCACGTACTAGTCTTTGGACCCTAGAGAGATTGTAGGAGAAGATAAGATCATGGGTTAGTGCATGTAGTTAGTTGGTTAGTGGAGCAACTAGTCTGGAGACGTGGTGGCCAGGTGTGATGGCCGGCGTGAGTACGTGGGACTTGGCTGAGTGCCAAACTTTGTATAAATAGTCATCTCATTCAGTAATGGAGGAGGCTGAGAGGGCTGAGCAGAGAAACCATGTAGCCATTGTGGTTCACCAAGGGAGTGTCTCTGGCAAAGCCGTTCCTCTTCCTTGGtatatgcgtgcgtgtgtgtgtgtgttcatgagaGAGTTCTTGAGAGAAAACACAAGAGAATTGtgtgagagggagaagagagttGTGAGAGGCAACTCGAGGTAGAAGAAGGAGCGGCgctgcgaggaggcggcgccaacaattggcatcagagccaggttgatcCGTGGCGGCGACGACGGTGCCGGCGGCTATGGTGGCCGCCGTGGCGTGGCGGTGGCGACGACTACGCGGCGGACTCCATGTGAGGTGGAGGACGTCGGCACGAGGTGGGTGGCCGTCGGCGGTGCGATGCTGCCGGTGGCCGGTTGCGGTGTGATGCCGCTAGATGATGGCGGTGCGAAGCTGCCACAAGACGACGGTGTGACGCCGTTGGGAGGTACGAAGGCGCGAGGCCGTTATGAGGAGAAGATGGCGTGGCGATCGGCGCCGTGAAGGCGTCGTCCACGTGAAGACATGGCCGCTGCATGCGGCAGGAGGTCGTGGTGCCGCGACAGCGTCGTCCACGGCAAGACAACGCAAGGTGGGCTCCGTTGGCGGCACAATGGCGTTGATGGCTAGTTGCGGTGCGATGCCGCAACATGATGATTGTGTGGTGATCGGCGTCGCGAGGACGTCATCCATGATAAGATGGTCCATGGTGACCGGCGCtgcgacggcgtcggtggcggcgagtgGCCGGCTGCGGTGCTGCGATGGCGTCGTCAAGTGGCTGCGGGTGATCCACGTCGAAGAGTATGATATCAAGATTAGGGGGTGAATGTTAGCAGTAATCTTGATATTATTGTATCAGCATTTTAATTTGCTTTCGTTATGTAGCATAGTTTAGAGAGAAGCTAGTCCAGCAAACTTTCAGCGAAGATGCGCAGAGGAGGCGAGATGCCGGGTGCCGTGCGATGCGGCGAGCGCGACGAGATGCCGACCGTGCCATGTGATGCGGTGATGCCATGAGAGTCGGCAAGACGCGACAAGGCTGGAGCATGATGGATTGGTTCAGGTTGAGTCGGATGACACGGCAAGATCGTGTGATACGGCAAGCGCGTGGAAGGGTTGAAGCAAGACCGGCTGGATGGATCAGTACGTTGGAGCCAAGAGAATTGGTGTGTTTGTGAGGGTGTTAGCTGCATGCGTGGAGTAGTTATCTAGTAGTCAGCTGCATGCACGTACTAGTCTTTGGACCCTAGAGAGATTGTAGGAGAAGATAAGATCATGGGTTAGTGCATGTAGTTAGTTGGTTAGTGGAGCAACTAGTCTGGAGACGTGGTGGCCAGGTGTGATGGCCGGCGTGAGTACGTGGGACTTGGCTGAGTGCCAAACTTTGTATAAATAGTCATCTCATTCAGTAATGGAGGAGGCCGAGAGGGCTGAACAGAGAAACCATGTAGCCATTGTGGTTCACCAAGGGAGTGTCTCTGGCAAAGCCGTTCCTCTTCCTTGGtatatgcgtgcgtgtgtgtgtgtgtgttcatgagaGAGTTCTTGAGAGAAAACACAAGAGAATTGtgtgagagggagaagagagttGTGAGAGGCAACTCGAGGTAGAAGAAGGAGCGGCgctgcgaggaggcggcgccaacaagTGCTTCGTTGGAGCTCCGTCGGGGTTGCAATGGAGCTTCGCCGGACGTTGTCAGTTTGTCGGGGCTGCATTGGAGCTATCGCCGGGCCGTGCTGTGCTACAGTGAAGCTTTGACAGGTGCCAGCAGCACTACGTTGAAGCTGGTCTGCTGCCGTGGCTTTGCTGCATCGAACGGCCACCAGCACGCTAATCCGTCCTAAAGAAATTATCCGGTTTATTTGTAGCATGCGCCATGATGTTTTGATGAATAGATTAAATGTTCTTCTagcaaaaaataataatattaATGTGTTTATCGTGTTTCTTACGTTTTGAAAATCTGGCAAACCAAAAAGGCCCTTCTAAGGAAACACATGAAAATATGGAAATAGGAAAATCAGAGGAATGGATGCCATGGTATCGTTGAATCCAACATGAAGTGAAAACATGGAAATGTGTAATAGAAATTGTTTGGTTGTGCCGCATGAGAAACATATGATTTCTTTTGAAGGATCATGCCTATACCATAGTTATCATTGAAGCAAAGAATTATCCATGAGGTTTGATTCAATGGGAGTTGTCTCCGAAATCTACtaaaaaatagcgcgctatagtGCCGCTAATAGCACACTATAACATGTAGATAATTGCATTGCTAAATAAAGAATAATGCTACACCTCGTATGGGTTTACGAAACCTAACATAAATCNNNNNNNNNNNNNNNNNNNNNNNNNNNNNNNNNNNNNNNNNNNNNNNNNNNNNNNNNNNNNNNNNNNNNNNNNNNNNNNNNNNNNNNNNNNNNNNNNNNNNNNNNNNNNNNNNNNNNNNNNNNNNNNNNNNNNNNNNNNNNNNNNNNNNNNNNNNNNNNNNNNNNNNNNNNNNNNNNNNNNNNNNNNNNNNNNNNNNNNNNNNNNNNNNNNNNNNNNNNNNNNNCCCGTGTCCCCAAATTCGGCCCAATCCAAACCCACCACATCAGATCGTACGTAACATATGTAAGACTCGTTACGTAAGTGTAGCATCGCTTCTAAATAAATCATTGTACAATCTCACGCTAATAGCATGCTAATAACGTAATTTAAGGGCAAACCAAACAACTCACAGAAAAGAACTCCCGAAATCAGTTTTGATCCTCCGAAGTTGCTATGATACTTTTTTCTTAAAATTGGATTGGAGAGGCCCTGATTGTGAGATCGTTGACCAATTTATTTCGAAGGAAGCAGTCAAGCGGAGCCCACCAAAATTAAGGCGGAACCAACTCGGTACGAGTTGAAGCGCTCCATGTCAAGAAATCAAGAGAAAGCAAGGAAGAAGTTAAGCTACAGATACATACCACGGCAGCTGGGCGGCGTAACAGTTCTGTAGAACGATCGATGGCCTGGGT
It contains:
- the LOC119336955 gene encoding uncharacterized protein LOC119336955, translating into MRLVGACVEATLSTPMEAKPALQWNFAGAAMEFAGRRRCCVGALPDDVGATLELCRGCNGASPNDVSASLELRRGCNGASPDVVSLSGLHWSYRRAVLCYSEALTGASSTTLKLVCCRGFAASNGHQHANPS